One genomic segment of Fusobacterium nucleatum includes these proteins:
- a CDS encoding murein L,D-transpeptidase catalytic domain family protein — protein sequence MKSLKSIFILIFYFIFSVSIFAEIKFSNDFIKKKFSDLEIKTMYRELCLNDKVSFSCFNNAIHGLEKIEDSENFENSNDDLLVMVDYTKPSTEERLFIIDLRKKQLLISSLVAHGRGTGDLYATNFSNKNNSYSTSSGFYLTGNIYNGKNGESLELYGLEKGKNDNARKRTIVIHSAYYANKSFAEKYGRLGRSKGCLVLPTDLNTKIINLISGGVVLYVHTNFDENKEYDFSKLLSKSF from the coding sequence ATGAAGTCACTCAAATCTATTTTTATATTAATTTTTTATTTTATATTTTCTGTATCTATATTTGCAGAAATAAAATTTTCAAATGATTTTATAAAGAAAAAATTTTCTGACTTAGAGATTAAAACTATGTATAGAGAATTATGTTTAAATGATAAAGTTAGTTTTTCATGTTTTAATAATGCTATACATGGTTTAGAAAAAATTGAAGATTCAGAAAATTTTGAAAATTCAAATGATGATCTTTTAGTAATGGTTGATTATACTAAACCTTCAACAGAAGAAAGATTATTTATTATTGATTTAAGAAAAAAACAACTTCTTATATCAAGTCTTGTTGCTCATGGTAGAGGAACAGGAGATTTATATGCAACAAATTTTTCCAATAAAAATAATTCTTACTCAACTTCATCAGGTTTTTATTTGACAGGGAATATTTATAATGGAAAGAATGGAGAATCTCTTGAACTTTATGGCTTAGAAAAGGGTAAAAATGACAATGCTAGAAAAAGAACTATTGTTATACATTCAGCATACTATGCAAATAAATCATTTGCAGAAAAATATGGTAGACTTGGAAGGAGCAAAGGTTGTCTTGTACTTCCCACAGACTTAAATACTAAGATTATAAATTTAATTTCTGGTGGAGTTGTACTTTATGTTCATACAAATTTTGATGAAAATAAAGAATATGATTTTTCAAAACTTTTATCTAAAAGCTTTTAG
- the cobS gene encoding adenosylcobinamide-GDP ribazoletransferase gives MKGFLLLLSFMTRIPMPKTDYDEEKLGKSMKYFPVVGIIVGFILLFFCIIFNFILKNISYSAVLPLMIIVVILTDLITTGALHLDGLADTFDGIFSYRSKHKMLEIMKDSRLGSNGALALILYFLIKFILLFSLTIESREGAIYVIMTYPVVSRFCSVVSCAFSPYARGSGMGKTFVDNTKTCGLIVATTITLLYTIGMLFMPFILFANYSLPMGFMIRSVLIIAIIVGLLALFAFAFSKLIERKIGGITGDTLGALLEISSLVYIFLFLVIPTFFIG, from the coding sequence ATGAAAGGGTTTTTATTACTTTTATCTTTTATGACAAGAATACCAATGCCAAAAACAGATTATGATGAGGAAAAACTTGGAAAATCTATGAAATATTTTCCAGTTGTAGGGATAATAGTAGGCTTTATATTACTATTCTTTTGTATAATTTTTAATTTTATTTTAAAAAATATAAGTTATTCTGCTGTTTTACCTTTAATGATTATTGTTGTAATTTTAACTGATTTAATAACAACAGGTGCATTACATCTTGATGGTTTAGCAGACACTTTTGATGGAATTTTTAGTTATAGAAGTAAACATAAGATGCTTGAAATAATGAAAGATTCGAGATTAGGTAGTAATGGAGCTTTAGCTTTAATCTTATATTTTTTAATAAAATTTATTTTACTTTTTTCATTGACAATAGAAAGTCGTGAAGGAGCTATATATGTTATTATGACTTACCCAGTTGTTTCAAGATTTTGTAGTGTGGTAAGTTGTGCTTTTTCTCCTTATGCAAGAGGAAGTGGAATGGGAAAAACTTTTGTAGATAATACAAAAACTTGTGGGCTTATAGTTGCAACTACTATAACACTTCTATATACAATTGGAATGTTATTTATGCCTTTTATACTTTTTGCTAATTACTCATTACCTATGGGATTTATGATAAGAAGTGTTTTAATAATTGCTATTATTGTTGGGTTATTAGCTCTCTTTGCTTTTGCTTTTTCAAAATTGATAGAAAGAAAAATTGGAGGTATAACTGGAGATACTTTAGGTGCTTTACTTGAAATATCTAGTCTTGTATACATATTTTTATTTTTAGTTATTCCTACATTTTTTATAGGTTAA
- a CDS encoding histidine phosphatase family protein yields MGKLILVRHGQTEMNAQSLYFGKLNPPLNDLGISQAYQAREKLLNIDYDNIYSSPLERAKQTVEICNYLDKDIIYDSNLEEINFGIFEGLTFKEISEKYPVEVKKMKEDWKEYNYVTGESPKEMFQRAVSFLETLDYTKNNLIVAHWGIINCIISYFISGNLDSYWKFKIQNASIVIFEGNFEFSYLTKLD; encoded by the coding sequence ATGGGTAAATTAATTTTAGTTAGACATGGTCAAACAGAAATGAATGCACAAAGTTTATATTTTGGAAAGTTAAATCCTCCTTTAAATGACTTAGGAATAAGTCAAGCTTATCAAGCAAGAGAAAAACTTTTAAATATAGACTATGATAATATTTACTCTAGTCCTTTAGAAAGAGCAAAACAAACAGTAGAAATTTGTAACTATTTGGATAAGGATATAATATATGATTCTAATTTAGAGGAAATAAATTTTGGAATTTTTGAAGGTTTAACTTTTAAAGAAATATCAGAAAAATATCCAGTTGAAGTAAAAAAAATGAAGGAAGATTGGAAAGAATATAACTATGTAACAGGAGAAAGTCCAAAAGAAATGTTTCAAAGAGCAGTTTCTTTTTTGGAAACTTTGGATTATACAAAAAATAACCTTATTGTTGCACATTGGGGAATAATTAATTGTATAATAAGTTATTTTATTTCTGGAAACTTAGATAGTTATTGGAAATTCAAAATACAAAATGCTTCCATTGTAATCTTTGAGGGGAACTTTGAATTTAGTTATTTAACAAAATTAGATTAG
- the cobT gene encoding nicotinate-nucleotide--dimethylbenzimidazole phosphoribosyltransferase, with amino-acid sequence MKDKDSLFNLINKIEAIDNVSIKKAQFELDRKMKPKDSLGVLEEICKKVAGIYGYPLKKIEKKCHIVVAADNGVIKEGVSSCPIEYTSIVSEAMLNQIACIGIFTKTLGVDLNVVDIGMKNDIKRDYSNLIHKKIRRGTNNFYKEKAMSINECLEAIYIGIDLINEKSKDYDIFSNGEMGIANTTTSSALLYSITRQNIDDIVGRGGGLSDEGLNKKKKVIVEACERYNTFEMDIVEMLASVGGFDLASMLGMYIGAALNKKLMLVDGFISSVAALLACSLNKNIQDYLLFTHKSEEAGVNIILDYLKEKTFLNMNMRLGEGTGAVLAYPIIDCAIEMINAMKSPEEVYNLFNK; translated from the coding sequence ATGAAAGATAAAGATTCTTTATTTAACTTAATAAATAAAATAGAAGCTATTGATAATGTCTCTATTAAAAAAGCTCAATTTGAACTTGATAGGAAAATGAAACCTAAGGATAGCTTAGGAGTTTTAGAAGAAATTTGTAAAAAAGTTGCTGGAATTTATGGCTACCCTTTAAAAAAAATAGAAAAAAAATGCCATATTGTGGTAGCTGCTGATAATGGTGTTATTAAAGAAGGTGTTTCATCTTGTCCTATTGAATATACCTCAATAGTTTCTGAGGCTATGTTAAATCAAATAGCTTGTATAGGAATATTTACAAAAACTTTAGGTGTAGATTTAAATGTTGTTGATATAGGTATGAAAAATGATATTAAAAGAGATTATTCTAATTTAATTCATAAAAAAATTAGAAGAGGAACAAATAATTTTTATAAAGAAAAAGCTATGTCAATTAATGAATGTTTAGAAGCTATTTATATTGGTATAGACTTAATCAATGAAAAGTCAAAAGATTATGATATATTTTCAAATGGTGAAATGGGTATAGCTAATACTACAACAAGCTCAGCACTTTTGTATTCAATAACAAGACAGAATATAGATGATATTGTTGGGCGAGGTGGTGGTCTTTCAGATGAAGGTTTAAATAAAAAGAAAAAAGTTATAGTTGAAGCATGTGAAAGATATAACACTTTTGAAATGGATATAGTTGAAATGTTAGCATCTGTTGGTGGTTTTGATTTAGCTTCTATGTTAGGAATGTATATAGGAGCTGCACTTAATAAAAAGCTTATGCTTGTTGACGGTTTTATCTCATCAGTTGCAGCATTGTTAGCTTGTAGCTTAAATAAAAATATTCAAGATTATTTATTATTTACACATAAGAGTGAAGAGGCAGGAGTTAACATAATCTTAGATTATTTAAAAGAAAAAACATTTTTAAATATGAATATGAGGTTGGGAGAAGGTACGGGGGCAGTTCTTGCTTATCCTATTATTGATTGTGCAATAGAAATGATAAACGCTATGAAAAGTCCAGAAGAAGTCTATAATTTATTTAATAAATAG
- the radC gene encoding RadC family protein, protein MSEKDNQGHRERIKEKFLNNGIDGFAEYEILELLLTYCIPRKDTKPIAKELLNKFKSLDNVFKASFDKLSAIDGLGKNTIAFLKLMGDLPSIIYKDELKNKKLVDKETLKILNKDILLKYLRNKIGYEEIEKFYVLYLSSSNEVIKFEENSVGTLDRSSVYPREIYKKVINLNAKSLILVHNHPSDNITPSKSDIELTNEIAKGLKNFGALLIEHIIITKNSYFSFLEEGLI, encoded by the coding sequence ATGAGTGAAAAAGATAATCAAGGACATAGAGAAAGGATTAAAGAAAAATTTTTAAACAATGGAATTGATGGCTTTGCAGAATATGAAATCTTAGAATTATTACTTACTTATTGTATACCAAGGAAAGATACAAAGCCAATAGCTAAGGAACTTTTAAATAAATTTAAAAGCTTGGACAATGTTTTTAAAGCAAGTTTTGATAAGTTATCTGCTATTGATGGACTGGGAAAAAATACTATTGCTTTTCTAAAATTAATGGGAGATTTGCCAAGTATTATATATAAAGATGAATTAAAAAATAAAAAGTTAGTAGATAAAGAAACATTAAAAATTTTAAATAAAGATATTTTGTTAAAATATTTAAGAAATAAAATAGGATATGAAGAAATAGAAAAATTTTATGTCCTTTATTTATCAAGTTCTAATGAAGTGATAAAGTTTGAAGAAAATTCAGTTGGAACTTTGGATAGAAGCTCAGTATATCCAAGAGAAATATATAAAAAAGTTATTAATTTAAATGCTAAATCATTAATTTTAGTACATAATCATCCCTCTGATAATATCACTCCATCCAAAAGTGATATTGAGCTAACTAATGAAATAGCAAAGGGACTTAAAAATTTTGGAGCATTATTAATAGAACATATAATAATAACAAAAAATTCCTATTTCAGTTTTTTGGAAGAAGGTTTAATATAG
- a CDS encoding stage 0 sporulation family protein, which translates to MENNIVDVMDINTEAVSADPEKLHTVLIVTFETTKKRYYFEVLGNEAFKKNDKVIVETIRGTELGIASNNPMQMKEKDLVLPIKPVLKLASEREIETYNLQRKEADDAFIACKEKIQKHQLEMKLVACEYTFDKSKLIFYFTANGRIDFRELVKDLALLFKTRIELRQIGVRDEARILGNIGPCGKELCCKTFINKFDSVSVKMARDQGLVINPTKISGVCGRLLCCINYEYTQYEEALKDFPAVNQLVKTEIGEGKVVSISPLNNFLYVDVRDKGISRFDIKDIKFNRKEASILKNMKTQEEIENKILEKE; encoded by the coding sequence ATGGAAAATAATATTGTAGATGTTATGGATATTAATACAGAAGCTGTAAGTGCAGACCCAGAAAAATTACACACAGTCTTGATTGTTACTTTTGAGACAACTAAAAAAAGGTATTATTTTGAAGTGCTTGGAAATGAAGCATTTAAGAAAAATGATAAGGTAATAGTAGAAACTATTAGAGGTACAGAATTAGGAATTGCCTCAAATAATCCTATGCAAATGAAAGAAAAGGATTTAGTTTTACCTATAAAACCTGTTTTAAAATTAGCAAGTGAAAGAGAAATTGAAACTTATAACCTACAAAGAAAAGAAGCAGATGATGCTTTTATAGCTTGTAAGGAAAAAATTCAAAAGCATCAACTTGAAATGAAATTAGTTGCTTGTGAGTATACTTTTGATAAATCAAAATTAATTTTTTACTTTACTGCTAATGGTAGAATAGATTTTAGAGAACTTGTTAAAGATTTAGCTCTTCTTTTTAAAACTAGAATAGAGTTAAGACAAATTGGTGTTAGAGATGAAGCTAGAATTTTAGGTAATATTGGTCCTTGTGGGAAAGAATTATGTTGTAAGACTTTTATAAATAAGTTTGATTCTGTATCTGTTAAAATGGCAAGAGATCAAGGGCTTGTAATTAATCCTACTAAAATATCAGGAGTTTGTGGTAGACTTTTATGTTGTATAAACTATGAGTATACTCAATATGAAGAAGCACTTAAAGATTTCCCTGCTGTCAACCAGTTAGTGAAAACTGAAATAGGAGAAGGAAAAGTTGTAAGTATAAGTCCACTTAATAATTTTCTTTATGTTGATGTGAGAGATAAGGGAATTTCAAGATTTGATATTAAAGATATTAAATTCAACAGAAAAGAAGCAAGTATCTTGAAAAATATGAAAACACAAGAGGAAATAGAAAATAAAATTTTAGAGAAAGAGTAA
- a CDS encoding tRNA1(Val) (adenine(37)-N6)-methyltransferase, with protein sequence MLKDDEIIEKLDEKFEIIQKVGGYKYGEDTILLFKLFQASLNKKNIKLLDIGTGNGILPILLSDNEFLSELVGIDIQKENIERANNALKLNRIEKKIQFECMDIREYKKSNYFDVIISNPPYMDDNGKKINENEHKAISRHEIKLSLSELISNAKRLLKPIGSLYFIHRTHRLVEIIKTLDKNNFSVKKIIFIYSAQNNKSTMIFVETIKGKKVKLEIENCYI encoded by the coding sequence ATGTTAAAAGATGATGAAATTATAGAAAAATTAGATGAAAAATTTGAGATAATTCAAAAAGTTGGAGGTTATAAATATGGAGAAGATACCATCTTACTTTTTAAATTGTTTCAAGCTTCTTTAAACAAAAAAAATATTAAATTATTAGATATAGGAACTGGAAATGGAATATTACCAATACTTTTATCTGATAATGAGTTTTTAAGTGAGCTTGTTGGAATAGATATACAAAAAGAAAATATTGAAAGAGCTAATAATGCTTTAAAATTAAATAGAATAGAAAAAAAAATTCAATTTGAATGTATGGATATCAGGGAATATAAAAAATCAAATTATTTTGATGTTATAATTTCTAATCCTCCGTATATGGATGACAATGGAAAAAAGATAAATGAGAATGAACATAAAGCTATATCAAGACATGAGATAAAATTAAGTTTAAGTGAATTAATTTCTAATGCCAAAAGACTTTTAAAACCTATTGGTTCATTATATTTTATTCATAGAACACATAGATTAGTAGAAATAATAAAAACTTTAGATAAAAATAATTTTTCTGTAAAAAAAATAATTTTTATTTATTCAGCTCAAAATAATAAATCTACTATGATATTTGTTGAAACTATTAAAGGGAAAAAAGTAAAATTGGAGATTGAAAATTGTTATATATAA
- a CDS encoding NAD(P)H-dependent glycerol-3-phosphate dehydrogenase gives MAKISVIGSGGWGIALTILLHKNGHNLIIWSFDKKEAEELKINRQNKTKLPNILLPEDIKVTNNLKEAVDNKDILVLAVPSKAIRSVSKSLKDIIKDNQIIVNVAKGLEEDTLKTMTDIIEEELKEKNPQVAVLSGPSHAEEVGKGIPTTCVVSAHNKELTLYLQNIFMNPSFRVYTSPDMIGVEIGGALKNVIALAAGIADGLNYGDNTKAALITRGIKEISALGVAMGGEQSTFYGLTGLGDLIVTCASMHSRNRRAGILLGQGKTLDEAIKEVNMVVEGVYSAKSALMAAKKYNVEIPIIEQVNAVLFENKNAAEAVNELMIRDKKLEIQSW, from the coding sequence ATGGCAAAAATATCGGTTATTGGTTCAGGGGGCTGGGGAATAGCATTAACGATTTTATTACATAAAAATGGACATAATTTAATAATATGGTCTTTTGATAAAAAGGAAGCTGAAGAATTAAAAATAAATAGACAAAATAAAACTAAGTTACCTAATATATTACTTCCAGAAGATATAAAAGTAACTAATAATTTAAAAGAAGCAGTTGATAATAAAGATATTTTGGTGCTTGCAGTTCCTTCAAAAGCAATAAGATCAGTGTCAAAATCTTTAAAAGATATTATCAAAGATAATCAAATTATTGTTAATGTTGCAAAAGGCTTAGAAGAGGATACATTAAAAACTATGACAGATATTATTGAGGAAGAGTTAAAGGAAAAAAATCCTCAGGTAGCAGTTTTATCAGGTCCTAGCCATGCAGAAGAAGTTGGCAAAGGAATACCAACTACCTGTGTTGTATCAGCCCATAATAAAGAACTTACATTATATTTACAAAATATTTTTATGAATCCTAGTTTTAGAGTTTATACAAGCCCTGATATGATTGGTGTAGAAATTGGAGGAGCTTTAAAAAATGTTATTGCTCTTGCTGCTGGAATAGCTGATGGCTTAAACTATGGAGATAATACAAAAGCTGCTCTTATAACTCGTGGAATTAAAGAAATCTCTGCACTGGGTGTTGCTATGGGTGGAGAACAATCTACATTTTATGGCTTGACTGGTTTAGGAGATTTAATTGTTACATGTGCAAGTATGCACAGTAGAAATAGAAGAGCAGGTATCTTATTAGGGCAAGGAAAAACACTAGATGAAGCTATAAAAGAAGTTAATATGGTAGTTGAAGGAGTGTATAGTGCTAAATCTGCTTTAATGGCTGCTAAAAAATATAATGTAGAAATCCCTATAATTGAACAAGTTAATGCTGTTTTATTTGAAAATAAAAATGCAGCAGAAGCTGTTAATGAACTTATGATAAGAGATAAAAAATTAGAAATACAATCTTGGTAG
- a CDS encoding NAD(P)/FAD-dependent oxidoreductase has translation MKVNISNIIVSINKKQEKEIYKELEKNGISRDNIENLKYLKKSIDSRKKNDIKFIYTLEITLKKSINLEKYSKLSLAKDEIYDKRMPLYPKREIAVVGTGPAGLFSALRLAELGYIPIVFERGEEVEKRNITTDNFIKTNILNPNSNIQFGEGGAGTYSDGKLNTRIKSEYIEKVFKEFIDCGAQEEIFWNYKPHIGTDVLRVVVKNLREKIKSLGGKFYFNSLVEDIEVKNNEIKALKILEVDTQKSYIYDIDKVIFAIGHSSRDTYKMLHSKGVAMENKPFAIGVRIEHLRKDIDKMQYGEAVSNPLLEAATYNMAFNNKKETRGTFSFCMCPGGEIVNAASELGASLVNGMSYSTRCGKFSNSAIVVGISEKDYGDQIFSGMHLQEKLEKKNYEIVGTYGAIYQNVIDFMKHKKTTFEIESSYKMKLFSYDINNFFPDYITRNLQSAFENWSKNNLFISERVNLIGPETRTSAPVKILRDLKGESISIKGLFPIGEGAGYAGGIMSAAVDGIKIVDLAFSKKIV, from the coding sequence ATGAAAGTTAATATTAGCAATATAATAGTATCAATTAATAAAAAACAAGAAAAAGAAATATATAAAGAATTAGAAAAAAATGGAATTTCTAGGGATAATATAGAAAATTTAAAATATTTAAAAAAATCTATTGATAGTAGGAAGAAAAATGATATTAAATTTATATATACCTTAGAAATTACCTTAAAGAAAAGTATAAATTTAGAAAAATATTCTAAGTTAAGTCTAGCAAAAGATGAAATTTATGATAAGAGAATGCCACTTTATCCTAAAAGAGAAATTGCTGTTGTTGGGACAGGACCTGCTGGGCTTTTTTCAGCTTTAAGATTGGCAGAATTAGGATATATCCCCATTGTATTTGAAAGAGGAGAAGAAGTAGAAAAAAGAAATATTACAACAGATAATTTTATAAAAACTAATATTCTTAATCCTAATTCAAATATACAATTTGGAGAAGGCGGAGCAGGGACATATTCAGATGGTAAGTTAAATACTAGAATTAAAAGTGAATATATAGAAAAAGTTTTTAAAGAATTTATAGATTGTGGTGCACAAGAAGAAATTTTTTGGAATTACAAACCACATATAGGTACTGATGTATTAAGAGTTGTAGTTAAAAATTTAAGAGAAAAAATCAAGTCTTTAGGTGGAAAATTTTATTTTAATTCGCTTGTTGAAGATATTGAAGTAAAAAATAATGAAATTAAAGCTTTAAAAATTTTAGAAGTAGATACTCAAAAAAGTTATATTTATGATATAGATAAGGTAATTTTTGCTATTGGACATTCATCAAGGGATACATATAAGATGTTACATTCAAAAGGTGTTGCTATGGAAAATAAACCTTTTGCTATTGGAGTTAGAATTGAGCATTTAAGAAAAGATATAGATAAAATGCAGTATGGAGAGGCTGTTTCAAATCCACTTTTAGAAGCAGCAACTTATAATATGGCTTTTAATAATAAAAAAGAAACAAGAGGGACTTTTTCATTTTGTATGTGTCCAGGTGGAGAAATTGTAAATGCTGCATCTGAATTGGGAGCATCTCTTGTTAATGGTATGAGTTATTCTACAAGATGTGGTAAATTTTCAAATTCTGCAATAGTGGTTGGAATATCTGAAAAAGATTATGGAGACCAGATTTTTTCTGGAATGCATTTGCAAGAAAAATTAGAGAAAAAGAATTATGAAATTGTTGGAACTTATGGAGCTATTTACCAAAATGTAATAGACTTTATGAAACATAAAAAAACTACTTTTGAAATTGAAAGTAGCTATAAAATGAAATTATTTTCTTATGATATAAATAATTTTTTTCCAGATTATATAACTAGAAATCTTCAATCTGCTTTTGAAAATTGGAGTAAAAATAATCTTTTTATTTCAGAAAGAGTAAACCTAATAGGTCCTGAAACTAGAACTTCTGCACCTGTTAAAATTTTAAGAGATTTAAAGGGTGAATCAATTTCAATTAAAGGCTTATTTCCCATTGGTGAGGGAGCAGGTTATGCAGGTGGAATTATGAGTGCTGCTGTTGATGGAATTAAAATTGTAGATTTAGCTTTTAGTAAGAAAATAGTATAA
- a CDS encoding KpsF/GutQ family sugar-phosphate isomerase: MLDTKIIEIAKNIYDTEIKSLELRMNKLSENFVKVVRKIYDCKGKVVVTGIGKTGIIGKKISATFASTGTTSIFMNSTEGLHGDLGIINPEDIVLAISNSGESDEILAIMPAIKNIGAYIIAMTGNINSRLAKASDLYINTHVEEEGCPINLAPMSSTTNALVMGDALAGCLMKLRNFSPQNFAMYHPGGSLGRKLLTRVGNLMKTGEALALCKADTSMEDIVILMSEKKLGVVCVMNEENNILVGIITEGDIRRALSHKEEFFKLKAKDIMTTKYTKVDKEEMATQALSIMEDRPHQINVLPVFDKEKFVGVIRIHDLLKVR; the protein is encoded by the coding sequence ATGTTAGATACAAAAATTATAGAAATTGCTAAAAATATTTATGATACTGAAATAAAATCATTAGAATTAAGAATGAATAAATTATCAGAAAATTTTGTTAAAGTAGTGAGAAAAATATATGATTGTAAAGGAAAAGTTGTAGTTACAGGTATAGGGAAAACAGGAATAATTGGTAAAAAAATATCTGCAACTTTTGCTTCAACTGGAACAACAAGTATTTTCATGAATTCAACAGAAGGATTACATGGAGATTTAGGAATTATCAATCCAGAAGATATAGTTTTAGCTATTTCAAATAGTGGAGAAAGTGATGAAATTCTTGCAATAATGCCAGCAATAAAAAATATAGGAGCATATATAATTGCAATGACAGGAAATATTAATTCAAGACTTGCAAAAGCTTCTGACCTATACATTAATACACATGTAGAGGAAGAAGGTTGTCCTATAAATCTTGCTCCAATGTCATCTACAACTAATGCACTTGTAATGGGAGATGCTCTTGCAGGTTGCCTTATGAAACTTAGAAATTTTTCTCCTCAAAACTTTGCAATGTATCATCCAGGAGGAAGTTTAGGAAGAAAATTACTAACAAGAGTTGGAAATTTAATGAAAACTGGTGAAGCTCTTGCCCTTTGTAAAGCTGATACAAGCATGGAAGATATAGTAATCTTAATGAGTGAAAAAAAATTAGGTGTTGTTTGTGTAATGAATGAAGAAAATAATATTCTAGTTGGAATTATAACTGAAGGAGATATAAGAAGAGCTTTAAGCCATAAAGAAGAATTTTTTAAATTAAAAGCCAAAGATATAATGACAACAAAATATACTAAGGTTGATAAAGAAGAAATGGCAACACAAGCTCTATCAATAATGGAAGATAGACCTCATCAAATTAATGTACTTCCTGTATTTGACAAAGAAAAGTTTGTAGGAGTTATAAGAATACATGATTTATTGAAAGTTAGGTAA
- a CDS encoding 5-formyltetrahydrofolate cyclo-ligase → MNKKEARTLIKERRMNLSKEYIDVASDKIFEKLLQNEDFKNAKVVMSYMDFKNEVKTDKINNFIKNSEKILVLPKVIDKETMIVIEDKNQYILSPFGNKEPDGEEYKESIDVIITPGVAFDRDKNRVGFGRGYYDRFFVNQPNVKKIAIAFEKQIIDEGIETDKYDKKVDILITEDNIIK, encoded by the coding sequence CTGAATAAAAAAGAGGCTAGAACTTTAATAAAAGAAAGAAGGATGAATTTGTCTAAAGAATATATTGATGTTGCTAGTGATAAAATATTTGAAAAATTACTACAAAATGAAGATTTTAAAAATGCAAAAGTTGTTATGAGTTATATGGACTTTAAAAATGAAGTAAAAACAGATAAAATAAATAATTTTATAAAAAATTCTGAAAAGATACTAGTTCTACCAAAGGTTATTGATAAAGAAACAATGATTGTGATAGAAGATAAAAATCAATATATTCTTAGTCCTTTTGGAAATAAAGAGCCTGATGGAGAAGAATACAAAGAAAGCATTGATGTAATTATTACACCAGGAGTTGCTTTTGACAGAGATAAAAATAGAGTGGGTTTTGGTAGAGGATATTATGATAGATTTTTTGTAAATCAACCTAATGTAAAAAAGATTGCAATAGCTTTTGAAAAACAAATAATTGATGAAGGTATTGAAACTGATAAATATGATAAAAAAGTTGATATTTTAATAACTGAAGATAACATAATAAAATAG
- a CDS encoding uracil-DNA glycosylase, whose amino-acid sequence MDEISELWEDLKFEAGSIGNELLPKDRQEVYIGMGDRNADVLFIGNDPKLYLAEDYKVEPQSSGAFLIRLLDVVEYLPETYYITTLSKREIKIKNFNEEERKKLIDLLFMQILLISPKIVVFLGKEVAQLIENKEIDFDNERGQFKKWRGDVETYLTYDVETVIKARNDSGKKAAIALNFLNDMKNIKERLNNAE is encoded by the coding sequence ATGGACGAAATATCAGAATTATGGGAAGACTTAAAGTTTGAAGCTGGAAGTATAGGGAATGAACTATTACCCAAAGATAGACAAGAAGTATATATTGGTATGGGAGATAGAAATGCAGATGTCTTGTTTATTGGAAATGACCCAAAACTTTATTTAGCAGAAGATTATAAGGTTGAACCTCAATCAAGTGGAGCTTTTTTAATAAGACTTTTAGATGTAGTTGAATATTTACCTGAAACATACTATATAACTACACTTAGTAAAAGAGAAATAAAGATTAAAAATTTTAATGAAGAAGAAAGAAAAAAATTAATAGATTTACTTTTTATGCAAATTTTATTAATTTCTCCAAAAATTGTTGTCTTTCTTGGAAAAGAAGTAGCACAATTAATTGAAAATAAAGAAATTGATTTTGATAATGAAAGGGGTCAATTCAAAAAATGGAGAGGAGATGTTGAAACTTATTTAACTTATGATGTTGAAACTGTTATCAAAGCTAGAAATGATAGTGGTAAAAAAGCGGCTATTGCTCTTAATTTTTTAAATGATATGAAAAATATAAAAGAGAGGTTAAATAATGCTGAATAA